The following proteins are encoded in a genomic region of Variovorax paradoxus:
- a CDS encoding cold shock domain-containing protein: protein MKRQGRLVRWEAERGFGFIRSPEVSADVFVHLRDFLDRQLKPQVGMELSFEEIHVGGKGPRAVAVHPVGTAAPRAPQARTRKAPAAPNAGRTAADSRRRSGAAPPPLHRRCCP from the coding sequence ATGAAGCGCCAGGGCCGGCTCGTACGCTGGGAGGCCGAGCGGGGTTTCGGCTTCATCCGAAGCCCTGAGGTTTCGGCGGATGTGTTCGTGCATCTGCGCGATTTCCTTGATCGGCAATTGAAGCCGCAGGTGGGCATGGAACTGAGCTTCGAAGAGATTCACGTGGGCGGCAAAGGGCCGCGCGCCGTGGCGGTTCACCCCGTGGGCACCGCGGCGCCTCGAGCCCCTCAGGCACGGACGCGCAAAGCTCCCGCAGCGCCGAATGCAGGCCGCACCGCAGCCGATTCGCGGCGACGCAGCGGGGCAGCGCCCCCTCCTCTTCATCGTCGATGCTGCCCATGA
- a CDS encoding bifunctional helix-turn-helix transcriptional regulator/GNAT family N-acetyltransferase — MTTATSSALPPAADPAAVKAIRRFNRFYTGRIGVLDPYLGSDMSLTDVRVLYELAHRETPVASEIGRDLRLDAGYMSRILRRFEAAGWLTREPHARDARQSVLRLTEAGHAAFAPLQQKSRDEAAALLSPLPPPDRQQVVDAMARIERLLDPATAPAARTRTVVLRDPLPGDMGWVVQQHGELYAREYGWNSEFEALVADIVAGFVRKFQPAWEKCWIAELDGERVGAIFVVRKSATTAQLRLLLLAPSARGLGLGGRLTDECIAFARAKGYRKMVLWTNSCLEAARAIYAKRGFKLDKAEPYEGFGQQLVGETWSLKLQ, encoded by the coding sequence ATGACAACAGCAACCTCTTCGGCCCTTCCGCCCGCCGCCGATCCCGCCGCCGTCAAGGCGATTCGGCGTTTCAACCGGTTCTACACGGGCCGCATCGGGGTACTCGATCCGTATCTCGGCAGCGACATGTCGCTGACCGATGTCCGGGTGCTGTACGAGCTGGCCCATCGGGAAACGCCCGTGGCGAGCGAAATCGGCCGCGACCTGCGCCTCGACGCCGGCTACATGAGCCGCATCCTGCGCCGCTTCGAGGCCGCCGGCTGGCTCACGCGCGAGCCGCATGCCCGCGATGCGCGACAGAGCGTGCTGCGCCTTACCGAAGCGGGCCACGCCGCGTTTGCGCCGTTGCAACAAAAATCGCGTGACGAGGCCGCCGCTCTCCTCTCGCCATTGCCGCCCCCCGACCGCCAGCAGGTGGTCGATGCGATGGCCCGGATCGAGCGCCTGCTCGATCCGGCCACGGCCCCGGCGGCGCGAACGCGCACGGTGGTGCTGCGCGACCCCTTGCCCGGCGACATGGGCTGGGTGGTGCAGCAGCACGGTGAGCTGTATGCGCGCGAGTACGGCTGGAACAGCGAGTTCGAAGCGCTGGTGGCCGATATCGTGGCCGGGTTCGTCCGCAAGTTTCAGCCTGCGTGGGAAAAGTGCTGGATTGCCGAGCTCGACGGCGAACGGGTAGGCGCGATCTTCGTGGTGCGCAAATCGGCCACCACGGCCCAGCTGCGCCTGCTGCTGCTCGCACCTTCCGCACGCGGGCTGGGGCTGGGCGGGCGCCTCACCGACGAATGCATTGCCTTCGCACGCGCCAAGGGCTACCGCAAGATGGTGCTCTGGACCAACAGCTGCCTCGAAGCCGCTCGCGCTATCTACGCGAAGCGGGGTTTCAAGCTCGACAAGGCCGAGCCCTACGAAGGTTTCGGCCAGCAGCTCGTCGGCGAGACCTGGTCGCTCAAGCTGCAGTAG
- a CDS encoding DUF1294 domain-containing protein, protein MSVLLLGYAGLLGYGVWTARLPAMALGVLLLISLLTFAVYGFDKSAAQAGRWRTAESTLHLLSLAGGWPGAWCAQRLFRHKSRKASFMAVYWATVLLNIAAVAAWVGKLLPAGLLGS, encoded by the coding sequence ATGAGCGTGCTGCTTCTGGGTTATGCGGGCCTGCTCGGCTATGGCGTATGGACCGCACGCCTGCCGGCCATGGCCTTGGGCGTGCTGCTGCTGATCAGCCTGCTGACCTTTGCCGTCTACGGTTTCGACAAGAGCGCCGCCCAGGCCGGACGCTGGCGCACCGCGGAGAGCACGCTGCATCTGCTGTCGCTGGCGGGAGGCTGGCCCGGCGCGTGGTGTGCACAGCGGCTCTTCCGCCACAAGTCGCGCAAGGCGAGCTTCATGGCGGTGTACTGGGCCACTGTGCTGCTGAATATCGCCGCCGTGGCGGCCTGGGTCGGCAAGCTGTTGCCGGCAGGCCTGCTCGGGAGCTGA
- a CDS encoding YgiQ family radical SAM protein, with product MNAPVDVSFFARAAKPLTSYRKYWAARFGTAKFLPTTRKEMDALGWDSCDIIVVTGDAYVDHPSFGMAVIGRMLEAQGFRVGIIAQPDWQSAEPFKALGKPNLFFGVTAGNMDSMINRYTADRKIRSDDAYTPGDVGGARPDRAAIVYSQRCKEAWNDVPIILGGIEGSLRRIAHYDYWSDKVRRSIVVDSKCDLLLYGNAERAIVEIAHRLAAKEPVQQITDVRGTAFVRRDTPEDWFEINSTSVDEPGRVEAHVNPYLMVSEQAKANGATCAKEDEAEAVARAAEAGAAVNPVNPAIKPLTFVPNPALQQRTRIKVPPRDRSVIRLPSYEQVRSDPVLYAHANRVLHLETNPGNARALVQAHGDGATARDVWINPPPIPLTTAEMDHVFDLAYARSPHPRYADENGSHDGATKIPAWEMIRFSVNIMRGCFGGCTFCSITEHEGRIIQSRSEESIIKEVEAIRDSVSGFTGTISDLGGPTANMYRLGCKSPEIESACRKPSCVYPGICPNLGTNHDPLIKIYRRARALKGIKKILIGSGLRYDLAVQSPEYVKELVQHHVGGYLKIAPEHTEQGPLTKMMKPGIGSYDKFKQMFEKFSAEAGKKQYLIPYFIAAHPGTSDEDMMNLAIWLKKNGFRADQVQTFYPSPMATATTMYHTNKNPLRKITRESETVDIVRGDKRRRLHKAFLRYHDANNWPLLREALKSMGRADLIGNGKHHLIPTWQPLTDGGYTSARRKNSTSAPVAAKASAPVKLAPVKPSKGRILTQHTGLPPRDNGSAAPRKAAAGPVRGGIRKPR from the coding sequence ATGAACGCCCCCGTCGACGTCTCCTTTTTTGCGCGTGCCGCCAAGCCGCTGACCAGCTACCGCAAGTACTGGGCCGCCCGTTTCGGCACGGCCAAATTCCTGCCGACCACGCGCAAGGAAATGGACGCGCTCGGCTGGGACAGCTGCGACATCATCGTGGTGACCGGCGACGCCTACGTCGACCACCCGAGCTTCGGCATGGCCGTGATCGGCCGCATGCTCGAGGCGCAGGGCTTCCGCGTGGGCATCATCGCGCAGCCCGACTGGCAGAGCGCCGAGCCCTTCAAGGCGTTGGGCAAGCCGAACCTGTTCTTCGGCGTGACCGCCGGCAACATGGATTCGATGATCAACCGCTACACGGCGGACCGGAAGATCCGCAGCGACGACGCCTACACGCCCGGCGATGTCGGGGGCGCACGGCCCGACCGCGCGGCCATCGTCTATTCGCAGCGCTGCAAGGAAGCCTGGAACGATGTGCCGATCATCCTCGGTGGCATCGAAGGCAGTCTGCGCCGCATCGCGCACTACGACTACTGGTCGGACAAGGTGCGCCGCTCCATCGTCGTCGACTCGAAGTGCGACCTGCTGCTGTACGGCAACGCCGAGCGCGCCATCGTCGAAATTGCGCACCGCCTGGCCGCCAAGGAGCCGGTGCAGCAGATCACCGACGTGCGCGGCACCGCGTTCGTGCGCCGCGACACACCCGAAGACTGGTTCGAGATCAACTCCACCAGCGTGGACGAGCCCGGCCGCGTCGAGGCGCACGTCAACCCGTACCTGATGGTGTCCGAGCAGGCCAAGGCCAATGGCGCGACCTGCGCGAAGGAAGACGAGGCCGAGGCCGTGGCGCGAGCCGCCGAAGCCGGCGCCGCGGTGAACCCCGTGAACCCGGCGATCAAGCCGCTGACTTTCGTACCGAACCCCGCGCTCCAGCAGCGCACCAGAATCAAGGTGCCGCCGCGCGACCGCAGCGTGATCCGCCTTCCATCTTACGAGCAGGTGCGCAGCGACCCGGTGCTCTATGCCCACGCCAACCGCGTGCTGCACCTGGAGACCAACCCCGGCAACGCCCGCGCGCTGGTGCAGGCGCACGGCGACGGCGCCACGGCGCGCGACGTGTGGATCAACCCGCCGCCCATTCCGCTCACCACGGCCGAGATGGACCACGTGTTCGACCTGGCCTATGCGCGCAGCCCGCATCCGCGCTACGCCGACGAGAACGGCAGCCACGACGGCGCGACCAAGATCCCTGCCTGGGAAATGATCCGCTTCAGCGTGAACATCATGCGCGGCTGCTTCGGCGGCTGCACCTTCTGCTCCATCACCGAGCACGAGGGCCGCATCATCCAGAGCCGCTCGGAAGAATCGATCATCAAGGAGGTCGAGGCCATCCGCGATTCGGTGAGCGGCTTTACCGGCACCATCTCCGACCTCGGCGGCCCCACGGCCAACATGTACCGCCTGGGCTGCAAGAGCCCCGAGATCGAGTCGGCATGCCGCAAGCCCAGTTGCGTGTACCCCGGCATCTGCCCGAACCTGGGCACCAACCACGATCCGCTCATCAAGATCTACCGCCGGGCGCGTGCGCTCAAGGGCATCAAGAAGATCCTGATCGGCTCGGGCTTGCGCTACGACCTGGCCGTGCAGTCGCCCGAGTACGTGAAGGAGCTGGTGCAGCACCACGTCGGCGGCTATCTCAAGATCGCGCCCGAGCACACCGAGCAGGGTCCGCTCACCAAGATGATGAAGCCCGGCATCGGCAGCTACGACAAGTTCAAGCAGATGTTCGAGAAGTTCTCGGCCGAAGCGGGCAAGAAGCAGTACCTCATTCCGTACTTCATTGCCGCGCATCCGGGCACCAGCGACGAGGACATGATGAACCTCGCGATCTGGCTCAAGAAGAACGGCTTCCGCGCCGACCAGGTGCAGACGTTCTATCCGAGTCCGATGGCCACCGCGACGACGATGTACCACACCAACAAGAACCCGCTGCGCAAGATCACGCGCGAGAGCGAGACGGTGGACATCGTGCGCGGCGACAAGCGCCGCCGCCTGCACAAGGCCTTCCTGCGCTACCACGATGCCAACAACTGGCCGCTCTTGCGCGAAGCGCTCAAGAGCATGGGCCGGGCCGACCTCATCGGAAACGGCAAGCATCACCTCATTCCGACGTGGCAGCCGCTGACCGACGGCGGCTACACGAGCGCGCGGCGCAAGAACTCGACCTCGGCACCGGTCGCCGCCAAAGCATCGGCACCAGTCAAGCTGGCGCCAGTGAAGCCGTCGAAGGGCCGCATCCTTACGCAGCACACCGGCCTGCCGCCGCGGGACAACGGTTCGGCGGCCCCTCGCAAGGCTGCAGCCGGCCCGGTGCGCGGCGGCATCCGCAAGCCGCGCTGA